A genomic stretch from Helianthus annuus cultivar XRQ/B chromosome 1, HanXRQr2.0-SUNRISE, whole genome shotgun sequence includes:
- the LOC110882540 gene encoding ATP-dependent DNA helicase PIF2-like codes for MFDEIMMHVDYDLPGVFFIDGPGGIGKTFLYITLLAEIWSRGLIALATASSGAAANNMPGGRTAHSRFKIPLHLENNSMCNIKKQSGVGKLIRSAKIIIWDEASMAKRQAIKAVDSTFQDIIGVSLPFRGKIMVMGGDFRQVLPVIKRGTRAQIVDSSVRMSPLWSLTKKMRLTINMGALKDPWFSKFLLRVGDGTEEPIEGNYNRIPDDMTIQCNNRENAIKELIHAIFPSIEDNVYS; via the coding sequence ATGTTTGATGAGATCATGATGCATGTTGATTATGATCTTCCAGGCGTGTTCTTTATTGATGGTCCAGGTGGAATTGGGAAAACATTTTTGTACATTACCTTGCTTGCTGAAATTTGGTCACGTGGTCTTATTGCTCTCGCAACAGCTTCATCAGGTGCAGCAGCTAATAATATGCCAGGAGGTAGAACGGCTCACTCGAGATTCAAGATTCCTCTTCATCTTGAAAATAATTCAATGTGCAATATCAAAAAACAGAGTGGGGTCGGTAAACTGATTCGGTCTGCCAAAATAATCATATGGGATGAAGCGTCGATGGCTAAACGACAGGCGATAAAGGCAGTCGATAGTACATTCCAAGACATTATAGGTGTTAGTCTCCCATTTCGTGGGAAGATAATGGTTATGGGAGGTGACTTCAGACAGGTGTTGCCGGTTATTAAACGTGGCACTCGAGCACAGATTGTAGACTCCAGCGTACGAATGTCACCTCTTTGGTCTTTGACTAAGAAGATGCGGTTGACCATAAATATGGGAGCGCTGAAAGATCCATGGTTTTCTAAATTTCTTTTAAGAGTCGGCGATGGAACCGAAGAACCAATCGAAGGAAACTATAACCGCATACCCGATGACATGACAATTCAGTGCAACAACAGAGAAAACGCTATAAAAGAATTGATCCATGCCATCTTTCCATCAATTGAAGATAATGTATATTCTTGA